Part of the Panicum virgatum strain AP13 chromosome 4N, P.virgatum_v5, whole genome shotgun sequence genome is shown below.
GGGGATAGAGGGGAGTAGCTACACGTGAAGAATCCATTTCCAAAATATATGTATAGTTTCTATATGATTTAGTTTTGTATGTATAATTATATACATTTATGAAACATATTCCATAGATGGAACACAACAAGGCTCAGGTACTGATGGCTTCTCGGCTGAATTCTATCAAGTTTTCTGGGAAGTAATTAAGGACGACATTATGACTCTCTTCATGGACTTCCACAAAGAGGATTTAAACCTCTTCAGTctgaactttggaattattaTACTAATTCCAAAAGTTCAGGAGGCAACTAGAATTCAACAATATAGACCTATTTACTAATTCCAAAAGTTCAGGAGGCAACTAGAATTCAACAATATAGACCTATTTGCGTCCTCAACGTCAGCtttaaaattttagatctgcAATTGCAGAATAAATGCTTATTGGCAAAATAGTTAGTCAATCTGCTTAATACCAATGGTATGTGGCAAAGTCTACTAACAAACAAATATCTAGGATCCAAGTCTCTCACGCAGGTGAAGGCTAAACCTTATGACTCTCATTTCTGGAGAGCTCTTATGAAGATCAAAGATGAGGATTTTGCTAATGGCTCCTTTATTATTAAAGATGGGAGCAAGACTAGGTTCTGGGACAATGTATGGGAAGGTCAAATGCCATTCAAAGACAAATATCCATCACTTTATAAGGTTGTGCATAATCCTCATGTGACTGTGGCCACAAGGCCAATCAATTTATATTTTAGGAGGACTTTGGTGGATATCAAACTGGTTGAATGGCACAACCTTGTAGCTCAGATCGCTAATGTTCAACTGGAGGATGGGTCGGACATGTTTAGATGGAATTTGACCAATTCAGGGTCCTTTACCGTTCGATCTCTGTATCTTCACTTATTAGATAGACAACCGCCTTTCAGACATAAGATGATCTAGAAATTAAAGATTCCTCTAAAAATTAAGATTTTTCTTTGGTTTCTTCAAAGGGGGACACTTTTAACTAAAGATAATCTTGCTAAGAAGAACTGGACAGGAATCCAAAAATATTGCGGATGTAATAGTAATGAGACTATAAAACATCTTTTCCTGGACTGTCCTTATGCGAGAATGGTTTGGAGGATTATCTTTTACGCTACAGGTTTAACGCCGCCTAGATCAATTAGTCATATGTTTAATTCTTGGCTATCTAATCAATCTAAAAAGATTAGGAATTTCATCTGGGTGGGGGTTGCTGCAGTATGCTGGGCAATTTGGAGATGTCgcaatgatattatttttaacaaaatTAAAGTTAACTCGATTTTGCAGGTCATCTTCAGGGGAACGTACTGGTTATGTTTCTGGGCGCAGTTGCAGCGTGAGGAGCACGCCAAGAACACACTCTCCAACTTGAGCAGACTAATTGAGACAGTAGCTCTTGATTTAGTTAAAGGAGGATGGAAGCATGCCTATCGCTTGCAGTAGTTCTTTGTCTTTCTAGAGACTGGTGTTCCCTTTTCTGTTTTTACAAACATTGTAATAATGGCTGTGTATGCCCCTTGTCATAGAGGCCGGAATGGGAatcctttttctaaaaatatcttGATCACTATGACATCAATGGATTTTATGGCAGGCTCGACAACTCATTTCCAGGGGTGGGTCACCCCTCACTCGCCCTGAAAATGGATTTTCAGGGGTGGGCACGACGTTACCTGTCTATGCAAATAGTATTTGTAGCTGCAAGAATTGGCTGCAAATAGTATTTGTAGTTGCAAGAATTGGCGGGTACGGCGgcaccgcccctacaaatgtgtTTTTACTCTCCCATAAAAACTGTTTCGGTAGTAGTGAAACACATAGCTACCAAAGTTCACACAACGTTGGTAGATGGCCACAAAGTTAAAGGGCTACTCTTATTACAAGTTCTAAAGGAAACTGGTTTACTTAATTAGCTGGAGACTGCACTGTGCTACTGATCGATCTTAATTAGCAGGAGACTGCACTATGCTACTGATCATGTGAACCGCTGTGCATGGCTGATCAACAGGGACCTGCAGAGAACAAACACAGGCAAATACTAATCTTCAGAGAGGCGGTACAAAATAACCATTGGCATGCGCATAAGGAGATTACTTACCGTGTGTCCTGCTGCGAGGACCCAATAGAAGTTCAAATTCTTGTATGACCTGACGAATGCATTGGTGAGGGAGTAAGGATGACAGTAGTGCATGGTCTTCCTTGGCAAGCTCAAGAATTTATGCAGCCCATCCCATCTGAAACGCAAGATATATCATGTGAGAAACGTGTTTGGATAATGCAAGAAGTTGTAAAATAAGAAGATGAAAAAACCTTACTTGAGCCTCCTCACCCATGCTTCGGCACCAAGTGTCGAGCAAAGGATGTCGAACTTTAGAGGAGATAAGATGACAATATGTTAGCTTTCCAtactctctcgctctctctccctcaaaaaaactctctctctctttctgtcTTAATTTGTTAGATGAAATGATCGTTTATGCATTTGCTATAACTATAATATTATCTAATTTCAGCAATGTTAAAATTCTCAAACATGTATATATTCGCTACTACTTACCTGTCCATTGTACACTGTCACATTCACACCATATGCCAGCAGCTCATCAACCTGCAGAAGAATTGCGCTGATTTTGTCAACAATGTAAATTCCATCACAGCAGAAGATCTTTAAGATTCATCAAACCAAGTGGAGCTATATATATGTTCACATGCCTCGTTGATAGCTGGCTTCATGAAATCGTTGGACAGTGCATCGAAAACCTGCAGTGATGCTTCCTGCCAGCTGCGCACGCAGTATCAGAGAGTATGTTAtgagttaaaaaaaaagagatagtcCAATTAACCAATATTCAGTAGGCTTTAGATTTTGTGATTTGCACGTAAAAGTAGAATATGCTCACATGACATCCTTGGGGACAATCTTGAGCTTTTGCTTGATGATACCGTTCATGATGCCGCTGATTGTGTTTGGGCTAGAACTTGTTGCCTGGCTCCTGCTCGCCACTGAGTGTCTCTCTTGTAAGTCTAATAGTACCGAGCTCATTGTGTTGTCAATCATGATGTTTTTAATATTCTGCATAAACTCAATCATTAATTAAGGTGCGTGAGTATGTCTCTCAGAGTCAGGTAATTAGAGCTCTTTTAATGTCCTTTGTACTATTATTAGTGCACTATAGAGATTATCTAACTATATATACATTGTACTATTATTAGTGCACTATAGAGATTATCTAATAATTTTTTATAAACTAcgagataaatttattaaaattaattaatctatcattggAACAtatttattgtagcaatttattaTCTAATCACGGACTAATTGggatcaaaagattcgtctcgcaatttatagGCAATTTGTGAAAACAGATTTTTTTTCATCTATATTAAatacatgcatgtgtccaaatattgaAGTAATTGAAGTGTAATGTTTTTCAcggggaactaaacaaggctaTGAAAAATGAAAGCATGAATAGTGTAGGTTGTGCCGAATGGTGGCAAAACGTTGGAGTAAACAATGCTCATACACAAGGTACTAAggtataaaaaaaattgtataccTTTACTAGGGGAATGAAACGAACTCAAGCAAGCTTAAATCAAGCTAATTAGTTCTccaaaatctctctctctccctccctctctctctctcatacaCATGTACACCCCCACGCAAGCACGCACATGCACATAATGAACAAGTGCTACATATAATTTTCTGATATAATTCAGTAGTGAAACATAATTGGTGACTAGTGAAgtaataatataatataattggTAGAATTTCTAACTAATAAATGGAGGAAAGCACCCCCCCCCAATATAAAGATATAAAGACgttcaattttattttaaaaaagatAACAAATCTAGATCTGTGAAAggagcactactacagaacaggcctttgttccaggccatttgtcccggcagactttgggcccgggacaataggtggcttttgtcccgggtccaatggctagccgggccagcggggggacaggggctttttgtcccggttggaggcaccaaccgggacaaaaagtggCCTTTTATCcctggttggtggctccaaccgggacaaaaggccagcgcagccttttgtcccggttggagccaccaaccgggataaaaggccccctcttttgtcccggttggtgtctccaaccgggacaaaactccttggccccttatccccttccctcccccaccgccccccccccccccccgcccgagccattcaactcacttgttcttgctgttcttggctcgggagagaggagttcttgcttatttcttttcttcaccacatttgtgaagatctttgattccccgtccatccatcggcgctaaaggtttggggcttgtttttctcttcttccttggcttgtatagctcatttcattctttagaaatagagaaaatgtgtagctagctcaatTCTTGGACATTtaaattgcatatgtaggtgtgattttcttttagatttagatgagtatgtggatagtagaaatttttagaatgagtgtagacacttcatgtgatgtacttgtatatatgaccatattgtggatagttgatttttgtattcatgaatgaattaatgaaatgagtatattagaattttttgtattatgaatggattattttgacactctagtgatgtatttattcaggctcacattgaaaccatctagaagctaaaaaaatctttattttgaaACAAGTATACATCGTTAATCTCCGTCCAATGGTGATGGCACTActtttcggggatacacgatgcgctataaggacgtcgcgaatcggctggtcgcatcaccatcacttccgattgataagaagacagcatttgacgcagtcagcatggccgttgttgtactgagagcatatcaacgagcacgctgcctgtgccaagtgctgtgcctattaatcataaacgttggtgctgcgactggccgattggtgacatccttgtaccgcaccgtgtccccccgaaaggcagtgtcatcaccgcagggttgaggttactgacatatacattttcagaaataaagatttttttcttctagtgggtttctggatattgaaaagagtgtactcctggaactgaagagtgtcaaagtaattataagttatagagatttctttcaattaattagagatttctttcaattaatgatacatttcgtctttttatatgatttcattgttatttgcaagagttattaatctgatcattgtaattgtaatagtaaataatttttgcattgtaatggtaagaatttataattttgtggaaaataaaggtatttttcagtaaaatatggcttcagcagctggagggagtggcgccggtgggggtgattgttgtccttctggagagaagggcacaactcgagtaagtcgtcggtccaaaaaacctagtgcttttcatagggcagcactccattatttggaaaaagaatatagagaatgcatggcaaggggcgaggaatctccgtttgatcttgaggatttattgcggtgttacggttcgtcaccaccaaactcggaggtttcagctccgtcatcttcttctgcgccagcaagaaatccgttagagcattgtgcgttccaacgcaaggacggttgaaaacctatgtgtagttgtccgaatttttaagtttcatgtatagtactcctttgttaagttctgtaatggattaagtactccttttatgtaatcaagatgtatgatggatattgcagatcttttaattattcatgttatgttatatttattttaatttaggtttgatatattttatttattcgatacgtgtaaagaattcaaatcgatttatttaaaatgcagatggaccggcaattgatgtacaatgctgaccgacgttcgaaagaattcattgatggcctacattattttttgtctgtggctgaggcaaacaagtagaatggttttatgtgttgcccgtgtgttcattgcaacaataacaaggattactcatcttcaaaaatcctacacagccacattttcgcaaatggtttcatcgagaagtatgtttgttggacgaagcacggagaacaggggttACCTTGGAAAACAATGAAGAaaaagattttgacgaccactttcccgggaatgctggaataggtgcattcgatgacgatattcccatggaagagcccgaagtagatgtagcagaaaatgatcccagcgatgatcaggggcaggcattgcacaatgtgcaggcagactgtgagagtgaaacggagaggttgaagttccagaagttgttagaggaccactgTAAGTTGtggtacccagattgtcaaaatggattgaagaaacttgacaccaccttggagttgctgcaatggaaggcgacaaatggtgtatccgacaagggatttggtgaattactcaattgttaaaaaatgcttcctaaggacaacgaattgcctaccacaacgtatgaagccaaacaacttatttgccctttaggattggaagtgcaaaagatacatgcatgccccaacgactgcatcctctatcgaggcgagtacgagaatttggatgcatgtcccgtatgcagtgcattgcgttacaagattagaaaagatgatcctggagatgtcgagggggagcctccccggaagagagttcctgtgaaggtcatgtggtattcgcctataataccatgtttgaagcatctgtttataaataaagataatgctaagttgatgcgatggcacaaagaggaacgcaagaaagactcgatgttgagacaccccgctgatgcgtcgcagtggagaaaaatagatagaacgtaccctgaatttgatttggatgcgagaaacataaggttcggtttgaatacggatggcatgaatccttttggtgagatgagcagtgatcatagcacttggcctgtgactctttgtatgtacaatcttccaccatggttctacatgaaacgaaagttcaacatgatgccagtgcttattcCGGGTCGAAAGCAGCctggaaatgacattgatgtgtacctaagaccattggtcgaagaactcttattgctctggggcgatgaaggtgtacggatgtgggatgaatacaaacatgaaaacttcaacctacgagcattgctgttcataacgatcaatgactggcctgctcttaataacttgtcaggacattcgaacaagggatacaaagcatgcacacactgtttagatgataccgataatatatggttgactcactgtaagaaggttgtatacatgggtcatcgtcggtttcttcccatcaggcatgcggtacgaaagaagggcaagcatttcaaaggccaagcggaccaccgaacaaaaccgatgcaccgtagtggtaaagacgtcttcaacatggtaaaagatctagaagttatttttggaaagggatctggtagccaacctgttccgaacgaaaacggaatggcgcccatgtggaagaagaaatctatattttgggagctaccatattgggaagtcttagatgttcgtcatgcaattgatgtgatgcacctcacaaagaatttttgcgtcaacctgatagcactTGGGAGTGTATGGAAAGACAAAaaatacagtagaagcacgtcaagaattgcaacgtatggaagaacgagatgccttacatccacaacagcgagataatggacgacaatac
Proteins encoded:
- the LOC120670776 gene encoding serine carboxypeptidase-like 51; amino-acid sequence: MSRLDDNAVPKTIMMAVELKKQVAAGQFAAALKTLTDQLDLINNSSGRVNIKNIMIDNTMSSVLLDLQERHSVASRSQATSSSPNTISGIMNGIIKQKLKIVPKDVIWQEASLQVFDALSNDFMKPAINEVDELLAYGVNVTVYNGQFDILCSTLGAEAWVRRLKWDGLHKFLSLPRKTMHYCHPYSLTNAFVRSYKNLNFYWVLAAGHTVPVDQPCTAVHMISSIVQSPAN